A segment of the Vibrio aquimaris genome:
GAGATGGTCGTTCCAGTAAAGAGCCTACAGGCGTTCATCACAGTGCTATAGGTCATCTATTGCAAAATGGTCAGCAAGCAGGTGTGGCTGAGTTGACGGCAGCAATCGAGAAACAAGTCAATAACCAGACTTGTATCAAGCTTGTCTCTTTACCTGAATTTAATAGCGAAAAGTTGATCACTAATCAAGTTGAGCAAGTAAAGTTAACAGCCAAAGAATTACAAGCAAGCATTGACCGAAACTGGCGAATTACCAGTTATTCAGGGCTGGTTAAGCAAGGGGCTAGTCGCGCATTTAATGAGGCTGCAACAGACATATTGACCTTAGATCTGGACTCTTTTGATGATAAAGAGGTTGAGAACGAACTCGAACCTCAAAAGAATATCTTTACCTTTCCTAAAGGTGCGAGAGCCGGTACTTTTTTACATACTGTATTTGAAGATATCGAGTTTACCGAGCCGGCGACAAGTTCTACTAACACTAAAGTCATTATTGATTTGATGGAAGGTGAGCAATTAGACTCTGGATGGTTACCCGTATTGCAGGGCTTGGTGGAGACAGTGTTGACCACCCCTCTAGATGGTAAAAAGCTGAAACTCAATCAAAAAAGTTCATCTTCGCGCCTTGTTGAAATGGAGTTTTTACTTCCAATTGAGGTACTTACCGCGCCAGCTTTAAATCGCGTTATTCAGCGTTATGATCCTTTATCTGCCAAAGCGGGCGATCTGGGCTTTCATTCAGTACAAGGCATGCTTAAAGGTTTCATCGATTTAGTGTTCGAGCATCAAGGCCAATATTTTATCCTCGATTGGAAATCAAATTATCTTGGTGACAGCGTCAGTGACTATCATGGGGATGCGTTAAACAACGCGATGGCTGAGCATAGATATGATTTGCAATACCAAATTTATGCTTTGGCATTGCATCGATTCTTGCGCTCTCGTTTGCCCGATTATGATTATCATGCTCATTTTGGTGGTGTTTATTACTTGTTTTTACGTGGTATGGATGGTCAAAGCGAACATGGGATTTTTTATGCTCGTCCCTCGTTGGCTCTTTTGAATGATTTAGACAGTTTAATTGACGGGCATTCGATCGAACCAAAACAAACCGATTCAGGACAGATGGAGTTAATATAGGATCCTAGTTATGCAAAGTCTGTTTTCATACCTAAAGCCTCTTGTCGATAAAGGCGTAATTCGGCAGATCGACTACCAATTTGCTCGATTTGCTCGTGAACAAAGTGGCAATGACAATATTGCCTTTATTGCTGCAATTGTGAGCTGTGAGTTAGGACATGGCCATATTTGCCTGCCTTTAATCGACAAATTTGGTCAGCCATCTGATTTGGTAGTCAAACTCGGTGTATTTGGTGATTTCGCAGACCAACTTAACTATGTGTTGCGCAAAATAGATTGGTTGAGCGAGTTACAGAACACTTCTTTTGTTGGAACGACTGACCAGAGCTTACCTATGATTTTCGATGGTGAAAGGCTTTATCTTCATCGCTATTGGCATTACGAATCTGTGTTGGCGAAGCGATTGAAGAGCTTAGGGTCACCCATGATCATAAAGCCTACTGATGGTCAAAAGCTTGCTCAATGGTTAAATCATCTGTTTGCTAGAGACTACCGGTACCTTTTCAGCGCTTTAGCCTCATTGCAATCTGACTTAGCACCACAGGTGGCTAGACAACAACTTGTCTGCGACCATCTTGATGTAGTCAGTAGCGAAGGGCTTGATTGGGACACCATAGACCAAAAGCTCTTGAGTGCTGCAAAAGTTTCGCACCTTGATGTGTTAGATGAACTAGTACCTTTATCTATGTGTGTGAATTGGCAAAAAGTGGCAGCGGCGGTGGCTTTAACAAGACGCTTTGCCGTGATTTCTGGTGGGCCAGGAACCGGAAAAACAACCACGGTAACTAAGCTGCTTGCTGCGTTAAATGTTCAGGCTCAACAATCTGGTCAATCGCCAGTGATTAAATTGGTGGCACCAACGGGAAAAGCTGCTGCACGCTTAACTGAGTCTATAGGAAAAGCTGTTGCTAAGCTTCCTGTTGAGCCGAGTATCAAAGCTCTAATACCAAGCAGCGCGAGCACGCTACATCGTTTGCTAGGTGCTATACCAAACAGCGCTGAGTTTCGTCATAACCAACAAAACCCTCTTCATCTGGACATACTTGTTGTTGACGAAGCGTCAATGGTTGATCTGCCTATGATGTATAAGCTGGTGGATGCTCTACCCAGGCACGCAAGATTAATACTACTAGGTGATAAGGACCAAATTGCTTCTGTAGAGGCGGGCGCTGTGCTTGGTGATATTTGCTCTTTTAATCAACATGGCTATAGCTTTGAGCAAGCCAAGCTAATAAGTCAGTTAACGGGTTTTTCATCCTTGAACAACCATAATAGTCAGTCTGCTAGTATTGCTGACAGTTTATGCATGTTACAAAAAAGCTATCGTTTTGACGCCCGCTCAGGAATAGGTCAATTAGCTAAGGCCATCAACTCTGGAGCTAAGACCAAGGTTGATCTTGTTTGGCAAAAAGGCTTCGATGATATCGCTCACTTTCCCGTTGATGCCCTTCATTATCGGCAGATGATACAAACCTTAGTGGTAGAATATAGCCACTACTTAAATCGTATTAAGCCAGCAATGCAGGGGATTGATGACGAGCCAATTTATGATGTTGCAAGAGAAGCTTTACAGCTTTTCTCTCACTGTCGTTTGCTTTGTGCCGTTAGAGAAGGCGACTTTGGTATTACTGGACTCAATCATAGTGTGGAACGAGCACTTAAGGCGCGTAAACTCATCAAGGTACAAGATGAGCTTTGGTATCATGGCAGGCCTGTAATGATAGTGCGTAATGATTATGCACTAGGCCTCTACAATGGTGATATTGGTTTGTGCTTGCTTGATAGATCTGAAGGAGAGGCGAGACTGAAAGTATTTTTTGAGCTTGCAGATGGTTCAATCAAAGCAGTGCTGCCTAGCCGAGTACCTGAGCATGAAACTGCTTATGCGATGACGATTCACAAATCCCAAGGCAGCGAGTTTGAACATACCTTGATGGTGCTACCACCAGATCCTAACCCTATTTTGACCCGTGAGCTGATCTACACTGGTGTAACTCGAGCGAAGAAGAAGTTGAGTTTATTTGTTGATGATAGAGTGATGGCTCGCGGTATAAAAGTTCGCACTCAAAGAGCCAGTGGTTTAGTTGATAGGCTTACCGAATAATGCCCATTTTACTGGGCATTATCAAAAATCAGGCTTATAGCTCAATAGATAAAATCTTCGATTTACGTTGGAAATTATACAGGTTTTGTTTTTGTGAAGGTAAACATTCAACGGACATTTCCTCAAAGCCCTGCTCACGAAACCAGTGAATACTGCGCGTAGTAAGGACAAAAATATGCTTTATTCCTTGCGCTTTCGATTGCAGCTTTATGTGTTTAAGCAATAGAATGCCTCGATTGCCATCTCTGTACTCTGGGTGAATGGCGACACAAGCCATTTCGGCCATTTTCTCATTAGTATAGGGATACAAGGCGGCACATCCGATGATCAGGCCGTCTTTTTCAATAATGGTAAATTGGTGGATTTCTTGTTCCAGTTGTTCTCGCGATCGTCTGACAAGCACACCTTGTTGTTCAAGAGGGCGAATTAAATCCAAAATACCGCCAATATCGTCGATTTGAGCCTGACGAACTTGTTCTGTGCTTGCTTTCGATATTTGGGTACCAATCCCATCGATAGAAAAGAGCTCCTGAATTAATGCGCCATCGAGCTTATAACTGATTAAGTGGCTACGAGGTACTCCAGCACGGCATGCGGCTGTTGCTGCTCTTAAAAAACGTTGTGTCCCCGAGCTATCTTCGCCTGCTTGTTCTAATTGCTCGAGGATCTGTTCTGCATCACGTGGAAACAATTCAGCAACAGCACGTCCATTGGCGTCGATTACTCCTTGCTCAGAACAAAAACAGACCAGCTTATCTGCACCAAGTTTTATCGCAACCTGAGTTGCCACTTCTTCAGAGAGCAAATTGAACGACTCCCCTGTCACTGAGCTAGCAATTGGGCCAAGTAGAACAATGGAACCTTGTTCTAGGGCTCGGTTGATTCCCTGTCTGTCTATACGTCGAATGCGGCCGCTGTGACAGTAATCAACCCCTTCATCGATACCCAATGGTTGCGCAGTGACAAAATTACCACTCACTACATTGAGTTGAGTGCCTGCCATCGGCGTATTGGCAAGACTCATCGACAATTGAGCGGTAATAGTCAGTTGAAGTTGACCTGATGCCTGCATAACAATATTCAGACTTTGTTGATCAGTTATTCGAATGCCTTTGTGGTATGGGCTAACATGTTTTACTTGATCCAGCATGTGATTTATCTGCGGTCTGGCGCCATGGACCACAACAATATTGACCCCTAGGCTGTGAAGTAGAGCAATATCATTGATAATGTTTGAAAAGTTTTCATCTGCGACGACTTCACCACCAAGCATAATGACCATAGTTTTACCCCTATGAGCGTTTACATATGGAGCAGATTGCCGAAAGCCTTTGACCAAATCTGTGTTGCGTATTTTCATATTTTATATAGAGATGAATTTATATGTCTTAATATTGCATTTATATTCTTTCTTGTTCAAGGTTTTTATTGCTTGAATCCCTACTGATTTTTCAAGCACACAGGTCCAGTTGTCAGAAGCGATTAAAAATCACGTTTTCTACACACATACTTGATTGCGCTTGTCGTTGGAGTTTGTCATCCTTAGTCACAGTTCAATAAGGAATTCTTCTCGTGTTTAAAAAATATCTTCCTCTTGTTGCCGCCAGTGTTTTGTTTGGTTGTGCACAGCCTACCGATCGTGCCCAGCAGTACCTTGATGGTGAATTTTCAGCAACTCTCAATAAAAGTACGACGATTGCCTCCAATAAACCTAAGGACTTCACAGAATTTATTAAGCAATCGCAGCAAGTTATTGAAAACTCGCCTTCAATGGCAGGTTTGTATCAGCCGCTATACGATCAATTAAATGAATGGGCGTTACAAAGTGGAGATCCTGCTCAACTGGAGAATTTTGGTATTCAGGCAGCTCAATTGGGTGGAGGCGATAAAAAAGGTAATGTCTTATTTACTGGCTATTTTTCTCCTGTGATGGAACTTCGTCATGAGCCCGATGATAAGTATCGCTACCCAGTGTATGCCAAACCTGATTGTGAAGCAGAGTGCCCAACTCGCGCGCAAATTTATGATGGAGCATTAAATGGCTTAGGGCTGGAACTTGGTTACTCTGCCAATATGATCGATCCATTTATGATGGAAGTGCAAGGTAGTGGCTTTGTTCATTTTGAAGATGACGATACGCTGGAATACTTTGCTTATGGCGGAAAAAACAACAAAGCTTACGTCAGCATAGGTAAGGTACTGATTGAAAGAGGTCTAGTCGCTCGGGAGAAAATGTCACTAAAAGCGATTAAAGATTGGGTTCTGACCAATGATGACCAAACTGTGCGTGAGCTGTTAGAGCAAAATCCATCTTATGTCTTTTTTGAACCGAGAGCGGATGCACCAGTGACAGGCACTGCAGGTATTCCATTACTACCAATGGCTTCGGTAGCTGGCGATCCTGCACTCTTTCCAATGGGAACACCAATCCTTGCCGAGGTGCCATTACTCAATGCTGATGGCAGCTGGAGTGGCGCGCATCAACTGCGTTTATTGATAGTCCTTGATACCGGGGGAGCGGTTAAGCAGAACCATTTAGATTTGTATCATGGAATGGGCCCTAGAGCAGGAACCGAAGCAGGCCATTACAAGCATTTCGGCCGTGTATGGAAGTTAGGACTCGAGAACTCGGCAACTCAGGCTCCGTGGGCACTGCCGCCAGAAAAATTAGAATAGTCATTGTTGGCTAGACTTTTTAACAAAGAGTGCGTATAAAACGCACTCTTTGTGTTTAACCCTCATTTAGCGGAACAAAACATCATGCGTGAACTTGATACACCAGCTTCAGACAGCTACGACCAACGTTTTGGTGGAACTCGGCGCCTTTATGGCCATTCACAAGTTGAAGTTCTCCGCGCGGCACACGTGTGTGTGATCGGTATTGGTGGGGTGGGTTCATGGGCGGTTGAAGCTTTGGCTCGAACAGGTATTGGTCAATTAACATTGATTGATATGGATGATATATGTGTAACCAACGTTAACCGTCAAATTCATGCTTTGAGCGGTAATATTGGTCAAAGCAAAGTCGACGTGATGGCAGAAAGAGTCAAGCTCATCAACCCTGATTGTCAGGTTAATGTGATTGATGACTTTATTACGCCTGATAACCAGCATGAGTATCTGACTAAAGACTTTGATTATGTGCTTGATGCCATCGATAGTGTGAAAGCAAAAGCGTCACTTCTGGCTTATTGCCGCAGCAATAAGATTAAAGTCATTACTACTGGTGGTGCTGGCGGGCAAATTGACCCGACCCAAATACAAGTTGCCGATTTAACCAAAACGATTCAGGATCCTTTGGCAAAGAAAATCAAAGATACGCTGCGACGCCATCATAACTTTCCTAAAAATCCTCAACGAAAGTTTGGTATAGAATGTGTTTTTTCTACAGAACAGTTAAAGTATCCACAGCCAGATGGCTCAGTGTGCAGTATGAAAGCGACTGCTGAGGGGCCAAAACGTATGGATTGTGCAACAGGCTTTGGGGCGGCGACTGCAGTTACAGCGACGTTCGGTTTTGTTGCCGTTTCACGTATTGTTGAAAAGCTGATACAAAAATACAGCCAGTAAGTGTTAATTTTGGAGCTTGTTATGTCTTCTTTCCCCAAATCACCATTCGGTAGCGAAATAACGGTCGCGGATATAGTTGCTACAATGCAGAATTTAAAAGGCTGGGAAGAGCGTTATCGTCAAGTGATTCTGTGGGGAAAACAGCTTCCTGTCATGCCTGAAAACCTTAAGTCCGAACAAGTAAAAGTCTCGGGTTGTGAAAGCCAAGTATGGTTAGTGAGCGAAAAGGTTGATGATGTTTGGCATTTCAGTGCTGATTCTGATGCTCGTATTGTCAGAGGGCTTATTGCGCTTGTATTAACTCCTTTTGATGGCAAAACCTCGCAGCAGATTCAAAATTTTGATCTTGAGAATTACTTTGACAGTTTGGGCCTCATTTCTCACCTTAGCCCTTCTCGCGGTAATGGTCTAAAAGCTATCGTAGAGCAAATTAAGCAGATCAGCCGAGAAAATTAATCTTGGTTAATTTTTAATCATAATGATATTAATGCCTTATAAAATACAGGGTGTTAGAGCGCTTGTTGTTGCTGAGTAAAGGCTGTACAATTCGCGCCCTTAAATAATGTTACGTCGTTTCGTGAGGCACCATGAGCACTGAAAAAATTAATCTACTCGATTTTGATCGTAAAGGAATGCGTAAACTTTTTGCTGAGGAACTTGGTGAAAAAGCATTTCGTGCCGATCAAGTGATGAAGTGGATCTACCATTTTGGTGTCGATAACTTCGAAAATATGAGCAACATTAATAAAAAGTTGCGTGAAAAGCTCATGCAGCGCTGCGAAATTAAAGCCCCTGTTGTGGCTGAAGCTCAGCATTCTTCCGATGGCACAATCAAATGGGCAATGAAGGTAGGCGATCAGGATGTTGAGACGGTTTATATTCCTGAAGATGATAGGGCAACATTGTGTGTCTCTTCCCAAGTGGGCTGTGCTCTTGAATGTAAATTTTGCTCAACTGCGCAGCAAGGTTTCAATCGTAACCTCAAAGTGTCTGAAATTATTGGCCAAGTTTGGCGCGCTGCACGGGAAGTCGGATTAGAAAAAGAAACGGGTCGTCGTCCAATTACAAACGTCGTTATGATGGGGATGGGCGAGCCGCTACTCAACATGAAAAACCTGATTCCTGCTCTTGAACTTATGTTGGATGATCTTGGTTTTGGCTTGTCAAAACGTCGAGTGACTGTCTCAACTTCTGGTGTTGTTTCTGGCTTGGATCAAATGACTGGCCAGATAGATGTTGCACTTGCTATCTCACTGCATGCACCGAATGATAAGTTGCGCAGTGAAATTATGCCGATCAACGACCGTTGGGATATTGAAGATTTTCTTGCTTCTGTTCGTCGCTATATTGCTTCTTCTAATGCTAATAGAGGCAAAGTTACGGTTGAGTATGTATTGCTGGATCATGTTAATGACGATATGGATCATGCCCGAGAACTCGCTGAGTTGCTAAAAGACACACCATGTAAAATTAACCTGATTCCATTCAACCCGTACCCAGGCTCTCCGTACAAAAAGCCAAGCAATTCGCGAATTGACCGTTTTCAAAAGACGTTAATGCAGTATGAACATACGGTAACCGTGCGCAAAACACGTGGCGATGATATTGACGCGGCTTGTGGTCAGTTAGTAGGAGATGTGATTGACCGGACAAAACGCACCGCGGCTATTCGCGCAGCGAAAGGTGATACAATAGCGATTAAAGCGGTTTAAATGCGCTTTTTGTCGATAGCAAACCAGAGCTCAGCTCTGGTTTTTTTTAAACTGATTGAGCTAAATAATGTCAAAATATGGAAAAACCTTGAGCTGGTTGTGAATTATACGTGTTTTCGATGTTGTTTCATCTCTGATATCTATTAGAATTAAACTTTAGTGCTTTAGAGATAATATTTCTAAGAGCTAGGTGAAGTGCTTTACACATTTTGGTGAGGGATTTTCCTCTGAATATAAGATTTTCATTAAAGACTGTGCAACTAACGAAAAAGAATAAATGTACGTTTGGCGTGGAATCCTGCAAAAAGAGACGTTTATACAATGAGTGCTGAACATACACCCCAAATGGAAGAAGAGACAAAACTTGAAGCGGGTACCATTTTAAAGCAAAAACGGGAAGAGCTTGGTTTAACCTTGGAACAGGTTGCTAGTCGATTACGTCTTCGACGTTCAATTATTGAAAATATTGAATCGAATCAGTTTGAAAGTGAGCAGGTTGCGACTTTTACTCGCGGGTATTTACGTTCTTATGCGCGCGTCGTCGGCATAGAAGAATCCGTTGTGTTATGTGCTCTTGATGATAATGGAGAAGCTCAACATCAAGAGCATGAAATGCAAAGTTTTTCGCAAAAAACTAGTCAAGAGAAGCACGATAATCGAATAATGATACTGACATGGGGTATTTCTGCAATTATTATCGGTATTTCCTGTGTCTGGTGGTGGCAAAATCAAGAAAATACGGCAGTTGAGTTGACTTCGACGACTGAACAAGAACAAAAAATAGAAAAAGAGCTGGCGGAAAAAAATGAATTGGACTTTGCTGTGGTTGAATCACAACCTTCAAGTGAAATTCAACCGCAAGAGTCAAAGCTTGTCGAGCAGCCCTTAGAAGAGGTAACCACTAAAGTGGCCTCTCAAGAGCAGCCTGAGAGAGTCGTCGAGGTAGTCAAAAGCTCGAAGGAGCAAACTCCTGTAGAACAAAGCAAAGTTGAGTCAGTCGTTCCTAACACAGCAGTAGAGACATCTTCTAAACCTGAAACTAATACCTTGGAAACGGCAAAAACTTCCTCTAAGGAACAAGAAAAGCAGCTCCAGCCAGAGCAAGAGGCAGCTGACATAGTCGCTAACTTACTAGAAATGTCTTTTAGTGATGACTGCTGGATTCAAGTCAAAGACTCAACTGGCAAGACGCTGGCAACTGGCATTAAAAAAGCAGGCCAAGGCATCCGGCTCAGCGGCAATCCTCCTTATAAAGTCATTTTGGGAGCGCCGGAAAATGTATCAATAACTTTATCAAGTGAACCTATTGACCTCTCTGGGTATACTTCTGGTAAAGTAGCAAGGTTCACCTTACACTAGAAGTAACTATGCAATACCAATCTCCTATCAAACGTCGCCCGTCCACTCGTGTTTATGTGGGCGATGTACCCATCGGTGATGGCGCTCCAATCGCTGTTCAGTCGATGACAAACACAAGAACAACAGATGTTGAAGCGACTGTTGCCCAAATTAAATCACTGGAAAATGTGGGTGCAGATATTGTACGCGTTTCGGTTCCTACTATGGAAGCGGCGGAAGCATTTAAACAGATAAAGCAGCAAGTATCTGTTCCATTAGTTGCCGATATTCACTTTGATTACCGCATTGCCTTGCAAGTCGCAGAATATGGTGTGGATTGTTTACGCATCAACCCGGGTAATATTGGCAAGGAAGACCGCATCAGAGCCGTTGTTGACTGTGCACGTGATAAAAATATTCCTATTCGAATTGGTGTCAATGGCGGATCGTTAGAAAAAGATATCCAAATGAAATATGGAGAGCCAACGCCAGAAGCATTGCTGGAGTCAGCCATGCGTCATGTGGATATTTTAGATCGTCTTAACTTTGATCAATTTAAAGTCAGTGTGAAGGCATCGGATGTTTTTCTTGCAGTCGATTCATACCGCTTGTTAGCGAAAAAAATCGATCAGCCGCTTCATCTAGGGATTACAGAAGCGGGTGGTGCTAGAGCGGGAGCGGTAAAATCTTCTGTTGGACTGGGGATGCTGTTAGCCGAAGGTATCGGCGATACGTTACGTATTTCTCTTGCTGCTGATCCTGTCGAAGAGATCAAAGTGGGTTTTGATATACTTAAATCGCTGCGAATTCGCTCCAGAGGCATTAACTTTATTGCCTGTCCAAGTTGCTCTCGTCAGGAGTTTGATGTGATTAACACGGTTAATGCATTAGAAGAGCGACTTGAGGACATCATTACACCTATGGATGTCTCCATTATTGGCTGTGTAGTTAACGGACCAGGTGAAGCAGAAGTTTCCCATCTTGGCCTTGCAGGTAGTAACAAAAAAAGTGCCTTTTACGAAGACGGAAAACGTCAAAAAGAGCGCTTTGATAACGATGATTTAGTTAATCAATTGGAAGCAAAAATTCGTGCCAAAGCTTCTGTTATGGATACACAAAATCGCATTGATGTGAAAGTCAAAGATTAATCTCAGATCACCTAAATTACGGTAAATATTGTGGTAAAAAAAATCCAAGCAATTCGAGGCATGAATGACTGCCTTCCGACCCAGTCTGCGTTGTGGCAAAAATTAGAAAACGCAGTCAAGAAAGTCGTTAGCTCTTATGGATGTACTGAAATACGTATGCCAATTGTTGAGATGACGCATCTCTTTAGTAGAGCAATCGGCGAAGTGACCGATGTGGTTGAAAAAGAAATGTATACCTTTGATGACCGTAATGGTGACAGCCTGACTCTTCGTCCAGAAGGGACTGCTGGTTGTGTGAGAGCGTGTATTGAAAATAGTTTGATTGACCGCTCAGAACAGCGTCTTTGGTATATGGGGCCAATGTTCCGCCATGAGAGACCGCAGAAGGGGCGCTATCGTCAGTTTCACCAATGTGGTGTGGAAATTTTTGGTTTAGACGGTCCTGATGTCGATGCTGAACTCATTATGATGACTGCCCGCTTATGGCAAGAATTAGGTATTGATAAGCATGTACGTTTAGAGCTTAACTCAATTGGTTCATTAGAAGATCGCGCAAGTTACCGTACGGCTTTGGTCGCGTTTTTGGAGCAAAACATCGATGTTTTAGATGACGATTGTAAGCGCCGCATGCATACTAACCCACTTCGAGTGCTGGATAGTAAGAACTCGGCAGTGCAAGCGATGTTGGCGGATGCTCCAAGACTGTCTGACTATCTAAGTGATGAATCCAAACAACACTTTTTAGGTGTGTGTGAACTTCTTGACGCGGCAGGTATCGAATACAGAGTCAATGAACGTTTGGTTCGTGGACTCGATTATTACAACCGTACCGTATTTGAATGGGTAACCGAGGATCTGGGTGCTCAAGGAACAGTATGTGCTGGTGGCCGTTATGATGGCCTTGTTGAGCAGTTAGGCGGTAAGTCGACTCCAGCCGTTGGTTTCGCTATGGGATTAGAGCGATTGGTTCTAATGTTAGAAACACTTGAGCTTACGGATGTACGTCGTGCTGTCGATGTCTATATGGTCACTGCGGGTGAAGGGACTATGGTTGCGGGTTTGAAGCTTGCTGAAAACCTTCGCGAACGTATTGATGGTCTTCGAGTGATGACCCATTTTGGCGGCGGTAACTTTAAGAAGCAGTTTAAACGGGCTGATAAAGTCGGTGCTGTGGTTGCTTTAGTTCTGGGTGAGAATGAAGTAGCAGAAGACACCGTTGTTCTCAAAGATTTACTTGGCGGCACTCAAGAGACATGTAAGCAAAGTGATGTCGCTGCTAAATTGGCAGAGCTAATTTAAATACAATTTCACATTAAAAGTGGCGGCTGATGTCGCCATTTTTTAGATTTATGAGGGCAGGAAGTGGAACTCTACGATACTGAAGAACAACAGGTTGAAGCGATTAAGGACTGGTGGAAAGAGAATGGAAAATCAGTCATTTTAGGCGCAGTCATTGGTCTGGGTGGCCTATTTGGTTGGCGCTATTATCAAGACTCAGTGACAACTGCGCAAGAGACTGCTTCTGAGAGTTATTCCAAAGCTGTTCAGCAGTTAGCAGAGAACAATACTGAAGGTGAAGCTGCCTTACAAGCTTTCATTGATGCCAACAACGAAAGCCAATACGCAGTTCTAGCAGCGCTTCAACTGGCTAAAGTCCAAGTAGAGGCGGGAGAATTCGATGAGGCTCTGGCTCAACTGGAGTGGGCTAAATCAGCGACAGAAGACCAAGCTTTATCTTCTGTGATTACCTTTCGTCTTGCCCGTTTAAAGTTGGAGCAAAGTGATTTTGATGCTGCTTTGGCTGAACTTTCTTCCATTACCGATGAAAGTTGGTCTGGAAGAGTGGCTGAACTAAAAGGAGATATCCTGCTTCGTAAAGGTGATTCTGAGGGGGCTTATACGGCCTATGTAGAAGCTCAGCAGGCTGAAGATGTTAGCCAGACATTACAAATGAAACTGGACGATCTGGCGAAATAAGGATCAATGCATGAAAAAAATGCTTAAGCGGGCAATCGCATCTGCAGCAATTGTCGGCATCCTCGCTGGTTGTGCTAGTGAAGAAGATACTGTCATAATGGCGCCAGTACCTAAGGTAAATAGTGAGTTTACTCCTAAAAACCTTTGGAGTGCCAGTATTGGTGATGGTGTTGAACACTACTTTTCTAAACTTACTCCT
Coding sequences within it:
- the rodZ gene encoding cytoskeleton protein RodZ: MSAEHTPQMEEETKLEAGTILKQKREELGLTLEQVASRLRLRRSIIENIESNQFESEQVATFTRGYLRSYARVVGIEESVVLCALDDNGEAQHQEHEMQSFSQKTSQEKHDNRIMILTWGISAIIIGISCVWWWQNQENTAVELTSTTEQEQKIEKELAEKNELDFAVVESQPSSEIQPQESKLVEQPLEEVTTKVASQEQPERVVEVVKSSKEQTPVEQSKVESVVPNTAVETSSKPETNTLETAKTSSKEQEKQLQPEQEAADIVANLLEMSFSDDCWIQVKDSTGKTLATGIKKAGQGIRLSGNPPYKVILGAPENVSITLSSEPIDLSGYTSGKVARFTLH
- the ispG gene encoding flavodoxin-dependent (E)-4-hydroxy-3-methylbut-2-enyl-diphosphate synthase, with the protein product MQYQSPIKRRPSTRVYVGDVPIGDGAPIAVQSMTNTRTTDVEATVAQIKSLENVGADIVRVSVPTMEAAEAFKQIKQQVSVPLVADIHFDYRIALQVAEYGVDCLRINPGNIGKEDRIRAVVDCARDKNIPIRIGVNGGSLEKDIQMKYGEPTPEALLESAMRHVDILDRLNFDQFKVSVKASDVFLAVDSYRLLAKKIDQPLHLGITEAGGARAGAVKSSVGLGMLLAEGIGDTLRISLAADPVEEIKVGFDILKSLRIRSRGINFIACPSCSRQEFDVINTVNALEERLEDIITPMDVSIIGCVVNGPGEAEVSHLGLAGSNKKSAFYEDGKRQKERFDNDDLVNQLEAKIRAKASVMDTQNRIDVKVKD
- the hisS gene encoding histidine--tRNA ligase, coding for MVKKIQAIRGMNDCLPTQSALWQKLENAVKKVVSSYGCTEIRMPIVEMTHLFSRAIGEVTDVVEKEMYTFDDRNGDSLTLRPEGTAGCVRACIENSLIDRSEQRLWYMGPMFRHERPQKGRYRQFHQCGVEIFGLDGPDVDAELIMMTARLWQELGIDKHVRLELNSIGSLEDRASYRTALVAFLEQNIDVLDDDCKRRMHTNPLRVLDSKNSAVQAMLADAPRLSDYLSDESKQHFLGVCELLDAAGIEYRVNERLVRGLDYYNRTVFEWVTEDLGAQGTVCAGGRYDGLVEQLGGKSTPAVGFAMGLERLVLMLETLELTDVRRAVDVYMVTAGEGTMVAGLKLAENLRERIDGLRVMTHFGGGNFKKQFKRADKVGAVVALVLGENEVAEDTVVLKDLLGGTQETCKQSDVAAKLAELI
- a CDS encoding YfgM family protein yields the protein MELYDTEEQQVEAIKDWWKENGKSVILGAVIGLGGLFGWRYYQDSVTTAQETASESYSKAVQQLAENNTEGEAALQAFIDANNESQYAVLAALQLAKVQVEAGEFDEALAQLEWAKSATEDQALSSVITFRLARLKLEQSDFDAALAELSSITDESWSGRVAELKGDILLRKGDSEGAYTAYVEAQQAEDVSQTLQMKLDDLAK